AGAACAAGCGCAAGCCAGGATTACTAGCCAAATGCCCATTCAGGAGAAATGCGATCGCGCTGATGTAGTTTTAGATAATTCTTCTACGCTTGAAGATTTGCTCAAACAGGTAGATACGCACTTAAAAATTAAAAATTAAAAATGTGGGAGTTGTTAGTGTCATGAGTTTTTTATCGCCTATATCTTGACTTCTTCTCTGTCTCTTGAAAGGAAGAATGCCGAGGTTTAGGTCATTCCAATCGTGAAAACTTCATGACACTGACGAAATTTCTAATTTTTAACTATTCTGCATCGCCTCCCACAATGACATTGCGAATGCGGAGACTTGGCCCACCACAACCAACTGGCAAGCCGTTCTGACCTCCCTTACCGCAGCCGCCGGATTCATCCCAGTAGAAATCATCCCCAATTGCTTCAATATCCGCCAAGGTGCTGAAAACATTCCCCGACAGCGTCACATCCCGAACGGGTTCAGCAATCTTGCCGTCGCGGATCATCCAAGCTTCAGCGGCGGAGAAAGTAAACATTTCTCCATTCGTCATACCACCCAGCCAGTTACGAGCGTAGACGCCTTCTTTGATCCCTGCAAATAAATCCTCCACGGGCGTTGTACCCCGCTCAATCCAAGTATTCGTCATCCGAACAAGGGGGGGATAGTGGTAATTCAGACAACGGGCGTTGCCAGTGGGGGCTTCGCTCAGCTTTCCAGCAGTTTCGCGGGAGTGGAGGCGTCCAACTAAGATGCCATCCTTAATTAGCTGAGTCGTGGTAGCAGGCGTCCCTTCATCATCGTATAAGTAGCTGCCACGATGACCGGGAGGAGCAGCACCGTCAAAGATTTGCAGTTCTTTGGGTCCAAATCGGCGTCCCAGGGTCATCACTTCCAAAATATCCGGGTTTTCATAAGCCATGTCTGCTTCTGAAAGGTGCCCAAAAGCTTCATGGACAAATAAACCGCTGAGAATGGGGTCGATGACGACCGTGTAGGTATTGCCTTTCACAGGAGGCAGAGAGAGGGCGTTCACGGCGCGGAGAGCCGCACTCCGAACCTGATCGTCCAAATTAGTTAAGTCTTCGTAGGCTTTGCGGGAGCCAGTCGTTTCGCGTCCAGTTTGCACGGTTTCGCCATTCCGCGCAGTGGCGGCAAAGCGCATTTCCATATCTACCCAAGACTGCTCAATCAGCGTTCCGTCTGAGGTGGCGAGGATAATTCGCTGGGAACTGTCGCTGTAGCGCACAGAGGTGGTGGTGATTGAAGGGCTAGCGCTTTTGAGGATTTCAGTGTAGCGATCGCACAATTGCTTCTTGGTTTCCAGCGATATCTCTCGCGGATCGCTGCCTTCTAGGGGAAGTTGGCAAGTCGCCTGTACTGGCTCAATCGGAGCCAACAGGGTTTCTTCATCGCCAATAATCCGAGCGGCAGCGATCGCTTCTTCAATTCGGTCTGCTAAGGTAGAAAGCTGATTAAAGCTGGCAAAGCCCCAGCCGCCCTGGTAACAAGCCCGGACTTGTCCACCAATGGAGATGCCTTCAGTGAGGGTTTCGACCTTATCGCCGCGCAAAAAGATATCAGTTCCTTCGGCTTCTTCTATCCGAACTGCCAAATAATCGACTTGAGGTGAGTAACGAGCGATTAAGTCGGCGAGCAAGTTTTTGGCATCAGCCAGTAAGGTCGGCATTTGTCTTGCAGCAACATTGATAAACTGCTTCCATTGTGCAATTATTTGGTCGCACCTTGCCACTGGAAGCAGGAAACGAGGAGCCGGGGAGGTTATGGTAATCGATAGAGATACAAAATACGAAAACCCCTTTTCGCTAGGAAAAGAGGTTTTTAAAGCCAGATGCACCTGTTACTACCTGGACAAGAATATCTAATATCAAAGAGGCATTTCATTGATGGATGGCGGTGGTGATGCCGCAGCATCGTAAATTCTTAATTCTTGGACGTTCCAACGGTTGAGAATTGCTTCAGCTTGACGCACCTCTGCTTCTGTGCCCTCAACGATCAAGAAATAGTCCCCATGATGAATGCGATCGTTGTAAATTGCGGCTTGCTCATCAGGAATCCCGTAGCCAGTCAAGGCACCTAATAAGCCGCCTGCGGTTGCACCAATCACACCACTGGTTAAAGTAGTCGCTAAAGCCGTGGCTGCCACCCCAATAATGCTAATTGGCCCTAATACGGGAATGGCGGCAATGGTGCCTAGTCCCAGCGCCAAACCCAAGACGCCTCCGGCTGCACCACCCGCGATCGCGCCAAGGGTCGTTCCTTCTTGCGCTTTAGAAGCCGGTGGCGGGGATACTGGCTCAGACTCTTTGTTGATTGCAGAAACCTGATTCATTGGAAAGCCAGCAGCTTTTAATTCCTGAATTGCGCCTTCTGCATCTTGCAAGCTTGAGAACACGCCAAAAGCTCGTTTTGGCTGAGTAAGCACCATTACCCTTTCCTCTCTAACTCTTTAGGAATCTATTCGTGATTTTGCCACAAGCGAAATCAAATTACAGTTTCACCGTTATTACACAGGACTTATCCAGTTGCCGTGAACTAAAGCCCACTAAAGTTCCAGCTTCATCGCTCAAAGCCATGAAATGGATTGGTTTGAGTTTTTTTAGTCAGTTTAAACTGACTTAGGCTTTCAGCCAGGAAATTGATTTCCTGGTTTCCAGTCCGTAAGTCCTAGTAAAGTTACTGTTTCTGCGCTGGGGCAACTTTCGCTTGAACAGCTACTGTCTTAACCCCCTTGATTTCCTTCGCCAACGGTTCTATTTTTGCCACTTGATCTGGCTTTTCTACAGTTCCTACAACTGTTACAGCTCCGTCTTTAGCATCAATTTCTAATTTGCTGCTGGGCAAGTTCGCTTCTAACTTGCTACGAACCTCGCTTTCCAAGTCGCTATCAGCTCTTTTTAGGGGGTCGCCAGCAGCATTATTGCGTTGCTCGCGTGCCCGAATATCAGATTCTAGCTGTCTTTTGCGGACATCACTCGATGCATCATTCTTCGCGCCTTGATCGGGTTGTGCTGAAGCATCAGCCGAGGGTGATGCTGGGGCACTGGCATTTGGACTGGCGGCTCCGGTTGCAGCAGGCGAAGAAGTCTGACTTGAATCAGAATTCGCTCCATCAGACGTTTTCTCGTTGTTATCGCAAGCAGCAACACTCACTAACAAGACGCCACTAAAGAGTAATGTTAAAAACTTGTTCATTTTTCAATTCCTCACTTCGAGCAGATAAGAGGTGGAAGCTTTTTACCTCCCACCCCGTTCAATCGTTCTCAAATCAGCCTAAAGAGTCTGTTCCCGACGGTCGATAATTTGAACCGGGGTATCCGTGCGTGGAGTTGTATCAACTACTGGAGTTTGATAGGTACCACTGGGATCGGCAATATCAGATGTGCGAGTTGTCGTTGTAGTGGTTGTATTGGTGGCAGGAGCATCGTAGATACCCCAATCTTGAATTCCCCGATGACTGAGAATCGCTTCGGCACGACGGATATCGTCGTCGCTGCCGTCTACCATTACTAAATAATCCCCACGGGATACTCGATCGCTATAGTGTCTGGCTCTTTCTTCAGGAATTCCCAAACCGATTAATGCACCTAAAAGACTTCCTGCGGCTGCACCAATGGCACCGCCAGAAAGGGTTGTAGCAATAGCGGTGCCTGCTGCTCCCGCTAGCATGACAGGGCCAAGTCCCGGAATTGCCAAGGCTCCCAGACCAACGAGCAAGCCTGTTAGACCGCCCAAAGTACCGCCGGTGACGGCACCTGCTTTCGCACCTTCGTCGGCTTTATTGCCAACGCGATCGCTTACATCGGCACCAGCAATGTCGTTTCCTTTGTCCGCGTCACGAGCTACTACGGACACGTTGTCCATAGAAAAACCAGAATTTTTTAGTTCAGTCAGTGCTACTTCGGCGTCTCGATAGTTTGAAAATACGCCAACAGCACGCTTATGTTGTCCTAACATCAGTGTTTTCTCCGATTGCCACTGAACCTAACCAAATTGTGTTACTAACACAGCAGCATTAGTCTGTCAGTAACAGTTCAATTCTTGCTTTTTATTTGACCGAAGCCATCAATCTTCAGATATAACTTCAATCTCCAATTTTCTAGTTTTTTGCAATTCCCCATCTTCCTTAGGAATTAGATCGTTACTAATTGAGGGAGTTGCACTTTGACCGTCTGCTCTTTATTAACAATCTTTTTAGGGGCCTTCAACTAGCAAGCACAGTAAGAGTTTGAGAAACAAAAGCTTATTTTCTTAACAAAAAAACATATATTAGGAAACGCTAGTAAAAAGAAAACAAATAGTTAGAGTTCTGTAGACTGTTAAATAGGAAGCGCAAGAAGTGATAGACAAAAAAATTTTTCTCCTATTCAATGATTTTATTAAAAACAGAGGACTTTAATTTTTGGGTCAAAACAGGGAAGTATAAATAAGGTCTACTGGGTTGTTTTATCAAGTTGTCAGATTGAGGAGTTTCAGATGCGGTACTTATTATTAATTTTTGTGTCTTCCCTACTAAGCTTGGTGTCCGGACAGGCGATCGCGCAGGCAGAGTCCCAAAGGCTGGGTGTAAGCCGCCAAATCCCTTCGAGTTCAGCTTCGGATCAAAGTTTCTGGCCCCAAGCTCAGCGATTGGTACAAACTCAAATCAATTTAATTAATCGAATCGAAAGAGCGAGTGCGTCTCCCGAACCCTACCCGGCTTTTGCGGCGGAGGGGCAAATCCTCCTCCACCAGGGAGAAGTAGACCGCTTTCTCAAGAGCCAATATCCCAATCCTGCTTTGCTGTGTACCCGCACGAACGGCGTTACCCCGGCAGGCTCTAATTTAACCTTGGAGCAGGCGCAGGTGTACTGCGCTCTCTATGCTTCGACGCAGCAATTATTGCCCCTGCGTCCGGTGCTAGAACGGCGACAGTCCATTCTCGCTCCCACCAGAGGAAATCCTTTGGCAATTGGTCAACCGTCGATTTTGACCGTACCTCCTCAGCGTTTGGCGGTTCCAGTGCCCAGATTTCCCGCTCCGGAACCGCCAGTCGTTGGTGTAGCGGCAAAGACACCGATTTCTGGCTATCAGCCGCCAATTCAGCCAGCGATCGCGCCTTCCCAACAAACTGCGACAACCCTACAAACTGCCAAAAAGTTCTTGGGGCAAGCTGTGGCAGCATTTCCCCCCTCCGCCCGTTTTACTGATATTGCGGAAACGTACCAATTAAACGAACGCAACACCTACGCCCTGTATCGGCAAGAGCCAAGTCTGTATACCGAATTTCTTTCTCAGCCCAACACCGGCATTGCCCGCGTTTTACCATCTGAGGCTTACCGTCAACAACTGAATCCGCTAGGAAATCGGCTCTCGCCCAGCGTAGCAGAGCGTTTCCCATTTCCAGCCTTGCTGCGGGGAGTTGGCGGCGGTAGCGATGAGGAATCGACTCCCTCATCGGTGCGAATTGGTCCTGGGGAGGAATTTACTCCACGCTTTGCGGTTCGGATGGAAGGGGGCAACTTTGAGATTGCCCAGCAAGGGCTAGATTATGGCTTCATGGTGGATTTGGGAGAAGTCCCCTTAGAAAACCTCGATCCCACCTTGAAGAAAGTCCGCGCCTTATCGCCGCAAACGCGCCAGTTTTTCCTCAATTATCGTCCGCCGAATCAATTGGCATCGATTCAGGTAGATCGACAGCGGTTTATCACGGGAAAGCTGGGTCAGGTGGCTTTCAGCGAACCCGTGCAACAGACGAGAGCGATCGCATCCTCGATCGACCGCCTCTCTCCAAATGCACCAGCGATGCTGAACCACACCTACTTAATGCGATTAGTCCAATTCCAGGTGCCGGAAGTGGTTCAGACGGGAGGTACCGTTTCCAGGGAACAACGCCGCTATCTTGACCAAATTTTAGAATTGCCCAGTAGCGATGTCCTGGTCGCCTTCCGTCCCGTCAGCCGCCGTGCTGATGGCAGTTACACGGTTTTATGGCAAGTGCTAACTCAGTTTCCAGATCCCCAGATTGAAGATGTGGAGAAGTACATCAAGTTGCAGTAGTAAGTAATCGGTGATTTTATTTCGAGCCAAGGTGCAAAGAAGTTATTCTTAGCGTCTTTGCGTCTTGGCGCGAAATTATCTCTTGGATTGATTCTCAAGAAAATCGTCCACCACGGCTTGCGCTTCCGGTGGAATCTCAGTAACGAGACGAATCGGGAAAGCGTCTGTTGAAGCCAACTGAGCATATTCTGGGGTGAGGAAAATCGCGTACTTGGCAGCATCATCGGTGAGTTGTGCTGCCATTGCCAGCGCGATCGCTTTCATGTAGCTGCGGATGGCAACCGCCTGTTCGCCAACGATTTCCCCGCCCGTGTACAGTGTATTCGGTTGTCTCGCTTGATCTTGGGTAGTGCTGGGATCTTTCACACTCAGATGGGTGCTTCCCACTACACCCACCAGCCATTTTGGAGCGGGTATTTTAGAAAATCCAATAATTTGTTCGGTTAAAGCCGGAGTCGTCTTATCGGCGGAAGCGGCTTCAATTAAAGTGGGGACTTGCACGGCGCTTAAACCCGTTTCGCCAAAGAGTAAAGAAGTGGTGGGATTGAACGCGATCGCTGCTTTTACCCTGGGATCTCGCAGTTGATAGCGGTCTTCCGGAAGTCCCCTGGCAAAACACTGGGAAGCTTCCCCAAGATTAAAGGAAATTACATTCCCTTTACAGCGCTCTTTTAAAGACGCTAATTGCAACTCGGCACCCGCAACTGATAAAGCTGTACTACCCCCCAGAGAATACCCGATTACCAGGACGCGATCGCGTGCCAGTTTACCCTGAAGTTCCCCTGCTTGGTTCAGCTTTTCTAGTTCGTCGATCACAAAACTGATATCCTTAGGACGATCCAAAAACTCCTGAGCATCTAACAGAGGAGCCTTGCCTCGGAGTACCTGCTTCACATGAGTTTCGTTACTCCCAGGATGTTCTAAAGCTGCCACTACATAGCCATAGGATGCCAAATGCTCTGCCAAGTAGCGCATATCGGTGCGAACCGAACCTAAGCCATGCGATAGAACAATTGTCGGTTTAGCCGGAGAAGCCGCTTCCGACCAGTAAACATCAAGGGGAATTTCCCGGCGGCGCTGGGTATCATTGAGTTTCAAGTTCAGCACCTGCACGGATGCCGTTCCCGGTAGCGTGGGATCGAAAGGTAAATTAAGTTGGGGGCGCTTGACAGTCAGTTGGGGGGCAATCTCTGCCATAAACCACTGAGTTTGCCAAAAAGCGCTGTTAAAATTTTCGACAACTTTAAACGCCCGACTTAAGTCTATATCAAGCGTTTGACGGGGATAAGCTTCGATAAAGCTGAGTAAAGACAGTCCTTCTGGTGCCCTAGCCCCTAATACAAGTCCCGATCGTACATCTAGCACCCCGACATTATCCTGACGCGATGTTGTGCTAGCCAACGAAGATGCGATCGCGCTGCCAATCTGAGTATCGAGTAACCGACTCACTTGCACAACATCAATATCAAATTTTGCCCTCAGCGCTGATAGGATTTGGCTTCGTTGTTGAGAAGACAGGTTTCTTGCAAAACTTCTCAGAGACGATGGGGTCGTTCCCGTTTCCGCAAGCTGGCGGAGATCCCCGATATTAATGGATTCAGTAGAGGAGCCTTTCCGAACCACGATGGTTTGAGCGGCTTGTACAGAAGGGGTCGCGCCGCTGATGTAGGCGCAACCACTGAGGACGCTGATAACTGACAACAGCCATCTCAAGCGCGATCGCATGAATATTTCTCCTTTCTTGTGCTTTTTGGCTATCTGCTTGCAATTATTGTAGGGGCGCACGGCT
The Coleofasciculus sp. FACHB-T130 genome window above contains:
- a CDS encoding TldD/PmbA family protein, with the protein product MPTLLADAKNLLADLIARYSPQVDYLAVRIEEAEGTDIFLRGDKVETLTEGISIGGQVRACYQGGWGFASFNQLSTLADRIEEAIAAARIIGDEETLLAPIEPVQATCQLPLEGSDPREISLETKKQLCDRYTEILKSASPSITTTSVRYSDSSQRIILATSDGTLIEQSWVDMEMRFAATARNGETVQTGRETTGSRKAYEDLTNLDDQVRSAALRAVNALSLPPVKGNTYTVVIDPILSGLFVHEAFGHLSEADMAYENPDILEVMTLGRRFGPKELQIFDGAAPPGHRGSYLYDDEGTPATTTQLIKDGILVGRLHSRETAGKLSEAPTGNARCLNYHYPPLVRMTNTWIERGTTPVEDLFAGIKEGVYARNWLGGMTNGEMFTFSAAEAWMIRDGKIAEPVRDVTLSGNVFSTLADIEAIGDDFYWDESGGCGKGGQNGLPVGCGGPSLRIRNVIVGGDAE
- a CDS encoding BON domain-containing protein; translated protein: MNKFLTLLFSGVLLVSVAACDNNEKTSDGANSDSSQTSSPAATGAASPNASAPASPSADASAQPDQGAKNDASSDVRKRQLESDIRAREQRNNAAGDPLKRADSDLESEVRSKLEANLPSSKLEIDAKDGAVTVVGTVEKPDQVAKIEPLAKEIKGVKTVAVQAKVAPAQKQ
- a CDS encoding DUF1269 domain-containing protein; protein product: MVLTQPKRAFGVFSSLQDAEGAIQELKAAGFPMNQVSAINKESEPVSPPPASKAQEGTTLGAIAGGAAGGVLGLALGLGTIAAIPVLGPISIIGVAATALATTLTSGVIGATAGGLLGALTGYGIPDEQAAIYNDRIHHGDYFLIVEGTEAEVRQAEAILNRWNVQELRIYDAAASPPPSINEMPL
- a CDS encoding general stress protein; amino-acid sequence: MLGQHKRAVGVFSNYRDAEVALTELKNSGFSMDNVSVVARDADKGNDIAGADVSDRVGNKADEGAKAGAVTGGTLGGLTGLLVGLGALAIPGLGPVMLAGAAGTAIATTLSGGAIGAAAGSLLGALIGLGIPEERARHYSDRVSRGDYLVMVDGSDDDIRRAEAILSHRGIQDWGIYDAPATNTTTTTTTRTSDIADPSGTYQTPVVDTTPRTDTPVQIIDRREQTL
- a CDS encoding alpha/beta hydrolase; amino-acid sequence: MRSRLRWLLSVISVLSGCAYISGATPSVQAAQTIVVRKGSSTESINIGDLRQLAETGTTPSSLRSFARNLSSQQRSQILSALRAKFDIDVVQVSRLLDTQIGSAIASSLASTTSRQDNVGVLDVRSGLVLGARAPEGLSLLSFIEAYPRQTLDIDLSRAFKVVENFNSAFWQTQWFMAEIAPQLTVKRPQLNLPFDPTLPGTASVQVLNLKLNDTQRRREIPLDVYWSEAASPAKPTIVLSHGLGSVRTDMRYLAEHLASYGYVVAALEHPGSNETHVKQVLRGKAPLLDAQEFLDRPKDISFVIDELEKLNQAGELQGKLARDRVLVIGYSLGGSTALSVAGAELQLASLKERCKGNVISFNLGEASQCFARGLPEDRYQLRDPRVKAAIAFNPTTSLLFGETGLSAVQVPTLIEAASADKTTPALTEQIIGFSKIPAPKWLVGVVGSTHLSVKDPSTTQDQARQPNTLYTGGEIVGEQAVAIRSYMKAIALAMAAQLTDDAAKYAIFLTPEYAQLASTDAFPIRLVTEIPPEAQAVVDDFLENQSKR